A stretch of the Acyrthosiphon pisum isolate AL4f chromosome A2, pea_aphid_22Mar2018_4r6ur, whole genome shotgun sequence genome encodes the following:
- the LOC107885065 gene encoding uncharacterized protein LOC107885065 gives MYADSEKNLEQAVLDIKQLSNDFQTAPDPVLFDESLVASYDDMLDADCDEDCDLDCSMTVSGAGRRAAHDAFRGVPETRVAQNLHLCACIELKHRTVDTDDDIIEQTAEFWLGGGDGDDDIKVKVCKTFFAHTLGLPDSRLEALLEPRTFEWFSRHRDCGRSFGERDSDDCGNGDVDDDGDYDDDFEHRRRRSPVTTFGDNDEIPCSDFVLNSRKHLDKNNSAFVEETDSDVEVYLDEIPHSVYNNVIRHIQTIPRVVSTWISQENKQETLKFECSIDCHSLYLNYLKKSKKIKNKVNEKQFKKIYNRYVKKSFMV, from the exons ATGTATGCAGACAGTGAGAAGAATTTGGAACAAGCTGTGTTggatattaaacaattatcaaATGATTTCCAAA CCGCGCCAGATCCGGTGCTGTTCGACGAGAGCCTGGTGGCGTCGTACGATGATATGCTGGACGCTGATTGCGACGAGGACTGCGATCTCGACTGTTCGATGACGGTGTCGGGGGCCGGCAGGCGCGCGGCTCACGACGCGTTTCGCGGAGTTCCGGAAACGCGCGTGGCGCAGAACCTGCACTTGTGCGCGTGCATCGAGCTCAAACACCGGACGGTGGACACGGACGACGACATCATCGAGCAGACCGCCGAGTTTTGGCTGGGCGGCGGTGACGGCGACGACGACATCAAGGTGAAGGTGTGCAAAACGTTTTTCGCCCACACCCTAGGACTGCCGGACTCGCGGCTGGAGGCGCTGCTCGAGCCGCGCACCTTTGAATGGTTCTCGAGGCACCGCGACTGCGGCAGATCCTTCGGCGAACGTGACAGTGACGACTGCGGCAACGGAGATGTAGACGATGACGGAGATTACGACGACGACTTCGAGCACCGCCGACGGCGTTCCCCAGTAACAACGTTCGGCGACAACGACGAAATACCCTGTTCAGATTTCGTGCTAAATTCAAG AAAACATTTGGACAAAAACAATTCGGCTTTTGTCGAAGAAACAGATTCGGACGTAGAAGTATATTTGGACGAAATACCACATTCAGTCTACAATAACGTTATACGTCATATACAAACAATACCAAGAGTGGTGAGCACTTGGATAAGCCAAGAAAACAAGCAGGAAACGTTAAAATTCGAATGTAGTATTGATTGTCAttctttgtatttaaattatttgaaaaaatcgaagaagattaaaaataaagtaaacgAAAAGCAGTTTAagaaaatttataatagatacgTTAAGAAAAGTTTTATGGTATAA
- the LOC100162533 gene encoding ribosome production factor 2 homolog, whose protein sequence is MAVIQRVVKPRTKRGKRILLKKEPKIIENTKHCVFIPGRKSSLLVSSCMKDLLKLKKPDAVMLTQKNDILPFDDAVQIEKLLQKHDSSLFFFSSHNKKRPNNLVLGRTYDQHILDMFELGIESYKGCSEFKGLSEISAGVKPVLVFLGEQFDSDQQLKRIRNLFIDMFQRQPLKQIRPNGIEHVMSFTAVDSKILLRSYRTVLTKTSLKTPRVELIEVGPSVDFVVRRDHMASADLFKTACKRPNIKGKKIKSVRRDNFGSKLGRLHMTKQDVNTLQTRKMKGLKKTYAERKMKRKSDEVKNGPAVKKPKVATQSKKLKKFSKKGRKLRGGQV, encoded by the exons atggcTGTTATTCAAAGAGTTGT GAAACCGAGAACAAAACGAGGTAAAAGAATTTTGTTAAAGAAAGAACCTAAGATTATAGAAAACACAAAACATTGTGTGTTTATTCCTGGTCGTAAATCATCTTTATTAGTCAGCAGCTGCATGAAAGATTTG CTGAAACTCAAAAAGCCAGATGCTGTCATGTTAACTCAAAAAAACGATATTCTACCATTTGACGACGCCGtgcaaattgaaaaattattgcaGAAACATGAttcatctttattttttttttcatcacacAATAAGAAAAGACCAAACAATTTGGTACTCG gCCGTACTTATGACCAACACATATTAGATATGTTTGAATTAGGTATTGAATCATACAAAGGCTGTAGTGAATTCAAAGGTTTATCTGAAATCTCAGCAGGTGTAAAACCAGTTTTGGTTTTCTTAGGTGAACAATTTGACAGTGATCAACAACTAAAACGCATACGCAATCTATTTATTGATATGTTTCAAAGGCAACCACTCAAACAGATAAGACCAAATGGTATTGAACATGTCATGTCTTTCACAGCAGTTGATAGTAAAATACTATTACGTTCTTATAG gacAGTTTTGACGAAAACCAGTTTAAAAACCCCACGTGTTGAGCTTATTGAAGTTGGTCCATCTGTTGATTTTGTTGTGAGAAGAGATCATATGGCTAGTGCTGATCTTTTTAAAACTGCATGCAAAAGACCCAACATTAag ggtaaaaaaattaagagtGTACGTCGTGACAATTTCGGATCTAAATTGGGTCGTCTGCATATGACTAAGCAGGATGTGAATACATTGCAGACAAGGAAAATGAAGGGTTTGAAGAAAACATACGCTGAGAGGAAAATGAAAAGAAAGAGCGATGAAGTTAAAAATGGCCCAGCAGTCAAAAAACCTAAGGTTGCAACTCAAagtaaaaaattgaagaaatttagtaaaaaaggAAGGAAACTAAGAGGCGGACaagtttaa
- the LOC100164703 gene encoding 8-oxo-dGDP phosphatase NUDT18 — protein sequence MAMLDATVMKLLRGEALDENDELCDFTLADQNEACVAKGVTPIGPSDYKPVTKSTVTYIVLVVLVNSEDEVLMMQEAKSTCAGQWYLPAGRVEPGENLHDAVKRECLEETGLEMELDTLLTVEAASKAWFRFIFTGNVTGGCLKTPAQADSESLQAKWIKNISEVTLRSNDIIPLIDCGRAFHKVVKHKVRNDWHHNLLPVIKPHKKLLLRLLICARQKTSGKLYVLMSEKTQAHFPMCEINHNRNLHSTLRKFMTEIFGADVALHKPHGVLSIEHCGQPEGSNDGLCLSLLVTFQKTLEEVFPIGKYSWMAVSTECSKLIAVRTIRNMTVPLKVIC from the exons ATGGCAATGTTAGATGCAACGGTTATGAAGTTGTTGCGTGGCGAAGCTTTGGACGAAAACGATGAATTATGCGACTTCACGTTGGCCGATCAAAACGAAGCTTGCG tGGCTAAGGGTGTAACACCCATTGGGCCTTCTGACTATAAACCAGTCACAAAAAGTACAGTCACATATATTGTGCTAGTAGTACTAGTCAACAGCGAGGATGAAGTGCTTATGATGCAAGAAGCAAAAAGTACTTGTGCTGGTCAATGGTACCTACCAGCGGGTCGCGTTGAACCTGGGGAAAATTTACAT GATGCCGTAAAAAGAGAATGCTTAGAAGAAACAGGGTTGGAAATGGAACTTGATACATTGTTGACTGTTGAAGCTGCATCTAAAGCTTGGTTTCGGTTTATTTTCACTGGAAATGTTACTGGCGGTTGTTTGAAAACACCAGCTCAAGCTGATAGTGAATCTCTACAAGCCAaatggattaaaaatatttctgaa GTTACTCTCCgttccaatgatataataccattgattgaTTGTGGTCGAGCTTTTCATAAAGTAGTAAAACATAAGGTTCGAAATGACTGGCACCATAACCTTTTGCCTGTTATTAAACCTCATAAAAAACTTTTGTTACGTCTTCTTATCTGTGCTAGACAAAAAACGAG TGGTAAATTATATGTGCTTATGTCAGAAAAAACTCAAGCCCATTTCCCGATGTGTGAAATCAACCACAATCGGAACTTGCATTCGACATTACGCAAGTTTATGACT gaaatatttggTGCTGATGTAGCTTTGCATAAACCTCACGGAGTATTAAGCATTGAACATTGTGGCCAACCAGAAGGTTCTAATGATGGGTTATGCTTATCATTATTGGTTACTTTTCAAAAGACATTGGAAGAAGTATTTCCTATTGGCAAGTATAGTTGGATGGCTGTATCCACAGaatgttcaaaattaattgCAGTGAGAACTATACGCAACATGACTGTTCCTCTTAAAGTTATATGTTAA
- the LOC100167333 gene encoding uncharacterized protein LOC100167333 isoform X1 codes for MSNIVEIPDPRSPTVAFVRTPLRVVKMIIDEENISTETRINNELFENALSGNLLISSPIVSNTFDTDDSFHSAVGENDVEPLISSTDSKGVKDSNKKNRRALGCIKNRLIETPKTDMRRKLWRNMEDERVKKGINNGVENTPPLPFMNLTASAPPKLYRHRKFT; via the exons ATGTCGAACATTGTAGAAATTCCGGATCCCCGATCGCCTACCGTAGCTTTTGTCAGAACTCCGTTAAGA GTGGTCAAAATGATAATCGACGAAGAAAATATATCAACAGAGACACGAATAAACAATGAATTATTTGAAAACGCTTTGTCTGGAAATCTACTGATTTCATCACCAATTGTCAGTAATACTTTTGATACAGATGATTCATTCCATTCAGCAGTTGGTGAAAATGATGTTGAACCTCTGATAAGCAGTACGGATTCTAAAGGAGTGAAAGACAGTAATAAGAAAAATAGGAGAGCACTGGGGTGCATTAAAAATCGTCTGATTGAAACACCGAAGACAGACATGCGTCGTAAACTTTGGCGTAACATGGAGGATGAAAGAGTAAAAAAAGGAATTAATAATGGAGTTGAAAATACACCACCATTACCCTTTATGAACTTGACTGCTTCAGCTCCTCCAAAATTATATAGACACCGCAAGTTTacataa
- the LOC100160508 gene encoding trafficking protein particle complex subunit 6b-like, which yields MSAEDVLFDMLHSEIVSYLVPKSSEDEDLSILEHLGYSCGWRLIERITKELPRYKEELEVLKFICTDFWSCVYKKQVDNLRTNHQGVYVLHDNEFRFFSKLSNGTQYLKSAPKYATFTCGLIRGALENFGISSIVTVEIIRMPSCKFHIQVLPSSS from the exons atgtctGCTGAAGACGTTCTATTCGATATGTTACACTCGGAAATTGTATCGTACTTAGTGCCCAAGTCCTCCGAG GATGAAGATTTATCGATATTGGAACACTTGGGTTATTCATGTGGTTGGCGACTGATTGAAag AATAACAAAAGAACTGCCAAGGTACAAAGAAGAGctagaagttttaaaatttatatgtaCAGACTTTTGGTCATGCGTGTATAAAAAGCAGGTGGATAATTTACGAACCAATCATCAAGGTGTCTATGTATTACATGACAACGAGTTTCGCTTTTTCAGCAAACTGTCAAATGGAACGCAGTACCTTAAATCTGCACCcaaa tatgcTACGTTTACATGTGGTCTAATTCGAGGAGCTCTAGAAAATTTTGGAATTTCAAGCATTGTAACAGTTGAAATAATTAGAATGCCGTCATGTAAATTCCACATACAAGTTCTTCCATCTTcatcttaa
- the LOC100575949 gene encoding zinc finger BED domain-containing protein 1 isoform X2 yields MMWKPRSAILEYFEKTSNVEVVTCKLCHASVKSCGNTTNIRNHIKRNHPSITQSKDAVVNKVRRISPSVASTSSTEPHEENVDDPDVMADDNDFAEAPQRQGTLNFASTSASTSSGIVDNDSIASFSGSASVRSIQTTSSSNTPQSVNLSLTRQSTISESILNIKSYDKGGYKTQAITDALVYMVAKDNLPLSITEKQGFQFFMQKAVPMYKVPCRKTLTKMVKSKYEVLSTLIKSKLSLVDHLTLTSNIWTDTLNTTSFLSMTVHFLSLNKVTLESVTIGVLELSASLTAENISTWFEYILAQWGIKKSRIFTVVTDNESNILSAVNKTFTPEKHLPCFAHTLNLVSERALANLTDVHNVINKIKSIVTFFKQSVAASDELRKLCDFKLKQSVPTRWNSIYFMIDRFILCSNHIASVLINIRRGPEMLTADEIDIAKEMLLVLKPMEVATRELCGQKYVTGSTVIPLINCLIKKTESIDLTHPTALTLKRAMLDNLNHRFGRMEERSLLSISTILDPRFKTIHLNNPLASSRAIKFIKNQINEIKNNCDEPSSSNQGFSDDDSDSLWSVHNELVTKKKAASQSSEQSEERIPTELKHYLNQPTIPLGDDILKYWDINGNMFPLLKIIVQPFLSVVATSVPSERLFSKAGNIMTEKRNRFKGEKLQQLLFLSSLNFEDWHIE; encoded by the exons ATGATGTGGAAACCCAGGAGTGcgattttagaatattttgaaaaaacatcgAATGTAGAAGTTGTGACATGCAAATTATGTCACGCTTCGGTTAAGTCATGTGGTAACACGACTAACATACGCAACCACATTAAAAGAAACCATCCTTCAATTACACAAAGCAAGGATGCTGTTGTCAATAAGGTTCGTCGAATATCTCCATCGGTGGCATCAACTAGTTCCACAGAACCACATGAAGAAAATGTTGACGATCCTGATGTAATGGCAGATGACAATGATTTTGCTGAG gctCCACAAAGACAAGGGACACTTAATTTTGCTTCAACATCAGCTTCGACTTCTTCCGGTATTGTGGACAATGATTCCATAGCATCATTCAGTGGATCTGCATCTGTTCGGTCAATACAAACCACATCCTCATCCAATACTCCACAGTCAGTGAACTTAAGTCTGACTAGGCAGAGCACAATATCTGAGTCCATTTTGAACATCAAATCTTATGATA AAGGAGGATATAAGACACAAGCCATCACGGATGCACTGGTCTATATGGTTGCTAAAGATAATCTGCCGTTATCAATAACAGAAAAACAAGGCTTCCAGTTCTTCATGCAGAAAGCAGTTCCTATGTATAAGGTTCCATGTAGGAAAACTTTAACTAAAAtggtcaaaagtaaatatgAAGTTTTATCCACATTAATTAAATCCAAACTAAGTCTTGTTGATCACTTAACCTTAACATCGAATATTTGGACTGACACACTAAATACAACAAGTTTTTTGAGCATGACTGtgcattttttaagtttaaacaaaGTTACTCTTGAAAGTGTCACAATTGGCGTGTTGGAGTTGTCTGCTAGCCTTACAGCTGAGAATATTTCTACTTGGTTTGAATATATTCTTGCTCAGTGGGGTATTAAAAAAAGCCGGATTTTCACAGTCGTCACCGATAATGAGTCAAATATATTATCTGCCGTAAACAAAACTTTTACCCCCGAAAAACATTTGCCATGTTTTGCCCATACTCTCAATTTGGTTTCAGAAAGGGCACTGGCAAATCTTACTGATGTTCATaatgttataaacaaaattaaaagtatcgtaacttttttcaaacaatCGGTAGCAGCTTCCGACGAACTCAGAAAATTGTGCGATTTCAAACTGAAACAATCTGTACCAACACGTTGgaactcaatttattttatgattgataGATTCATTTTATGTTCGAACCACATAGCTTCAGTGTTAATAAATATTCGCCGGGGCCCCGAAATGTTGACAGCTGATGAGATTGATATAGCTAAGGAAATGTTGTTAGTGTTAAAGCCGATGGAGGTGGCAACAAGGGAATTATGTGGTCAAAAATATGTAACTGGCAGCACAGTTATACCCTTAATTAACTGCCTTATTAAAAAAACAGAGAGTATTGATCTAACCCATCCAACAGCTTTAACCTTAAAGAGAGCTATGTTAGATAATTTGAATCACAGGTTCGGTAGGATGGAGGAGAGAAGTCTACTTAGCATTTCCACTATATTAGATCCTAGGTTCAAAACTATTCATTTGAATAATCCATTAGCCAGTTCTAGagctattaaatttattaaaaatcaaattaatgaaattaaaaataattgtgatgaACCTAGCTCCTCAAACCAAGGCTTTAGTGATGATGATAGTGATAGTTTGTGGTCAGTTCACAATGAGctggttacaaaaaaaaaagctgcATCACAAAGTTCAGAACAGTCTGAAGAGCGAATTCCTACCGaacttaaacattatttaaaccaGCCCACAATACCGTTGGGTGATGACATACTAAAATATTGGGATATAAATGGCAATATGTTCCctctcttaaaaataattgtacaaccATTTTTGTCCGTAGTAGCAACTTCTGTCCCTTCGGAAAGATTATTTTCCAAAGCGGGAAATATAATGACCGAAAAAAGAAATAGATTTAAGGGGGAAAAATTGCAACAGCTTTTATTTTTGAGTTCCCTAAATTTTGAAGACTGGCACAtagaataa
- the LOC100575949 gene encoding zinc finger BED domain-containing protein 1 isoform X1: MMWKPRSAILEYFEKTSNVEVVTCKLCHASVKSCGNTTNIRNHIKRNHPSITQSKDAVVNKVRRISPSVASTSSTEPHEENVDDPDVMADDNDFAEVARAIVNKAPQRQGTLNFASTSASTSSGIVDNDSIASFSGSASVRSIQTTSSSNTPQSVNLSLTRQSTISESILNIKSYDKGGYKTQAITDALVYMVAKDNLPLSITEKQGFQFFMQKAVPMYKVPCRKTLTKMVKSKYEVLSTLIKSKLSLVDHLTLTSNIWTDTLNTTSFLSMTVHFLSLNKVTLESVTIGVLELSASLTAENISTWFEYILAQWGIKKSRIFTVVTDNESNILSAVNKTFTPEKHLPCFAHTLNLVSERALANLTDVHNVINKIKSIVTFFKQSVAASDELRKLCDFKLKQSVPTRWNSIYFMIDRFILCSNHIASVLINIRRGPEMLTADEIDIAKEMLLVLKPMEVATRELCGQKYVTGSTVIPLINCLIKKTESIDLTHPTALTLKRAMLDNLNHRFGRMEERSLLSISTILDPRFKTIHLNNPLASSRAIKFIKNQINEIKNNCDEPSSSNQGFSDDDSDSLWSVHNELVTKKKAASQSSEQSEERIPTELKHYLNQPTIPLGDDILKYWDINGNMFPLLKIIVQPFLSVVATSVPSERLFSKAGNIMTEKRNRFKGEKLQQLLFLSSLNFEDWHIE, from the exons ATGATGTGGAAACCCAGGAGTGcgattttagaatattttgaaaaaacatcgAATGTAGAAGTTGTGACATGCAAATTATGTCACGCTTCGGTTAAGTCATGTGGTAACACGACTAACATACGCAACCACATTAAAAGAAACCATCCTTCAATTACACAAAGCAAGGATGCTGTTGTCAATAAGGTTCGTCGAATATCTCCATCGGTGGCATCAACTAGTTCCACAGAACCACATGAAGAAAATGTTGACGATCCTGATGTAATGGCAGATGACAATGATTTTGCTGAGGTAGCTAGAGCCATTGTAAATAAG gctCCACAAAGACAAGGGACACTTAATTTTGCTTCAACATCAGCTTCGACTTCTTCCGGTATTGTGGACAATGATTCCATAGCATCATTCAGTGGATCTGCATCTGTTCGGTCAATACAAACCACATCCTCATCCAATACTCCACAGTCAGTGAACTTAAGTCTGACTAGGCAGAGCACAATATCTGAGTCCATTTTGAACATCAAATCTTATGATA AAGGAGGATATAAGACACAAGCCATCACGGATGCACTGGTCTATATGGTTGCTAAAGATAATCTGCCGTTATCAATAACAGAAAAACAAGGCTTCCAGTTCTTCATGCAGAAAGCAGTTCCTATGTATAAGGTTCCATGTAGGAAAACTTTAACTAAAAtggtcaaaagtaaatatgAAGTTTTATCCACATTAATTAAATCCAAACTAAGTCTTGTTGATCACTTAACCTTAACATCGAATATTTGGACTGACACACTAAATACAACAAGTTTTTTGAGCATGACTGtgcattttttaagtttaaacaaaGTTACTCTTGAAAGTGTCACAATTGGCGTGTTGGAGTTGTCTGCTAGCCTTACAGCTGAGAATATTTCTACTTGGTTTGAATATATTCTTGCTCAGTGGGGTATTAAAAAAAGCCGGATTTTCACAGTCGTCACCGATAATGAGTCAAATATATTATCTGCCGTAAACAAAACTTTTACCCCCGAAAAACATTTGCCATGTTTTGCCCATACTCTCAATTTGGTTTCAGAAAGGGCACTGGCAAATCTTACTGATGTTCATaatgttataaacaaaattaaaagtatcgtaacttttttcaaacaatCGGTAGCAGCTTCCGACGAACTCAGAAAATTGTGCGATTTCAAACTGAAACAATCTGTACCAACACGTTGgaactcaatttattttatgattgataGATTCATTTTATGTTCGAACCACATAGCTTCAGTGTTAATAAATATTCGCCGGGGCCCCGAAATGTTGACAGCTGATGAGATTGATATAGCTAAGGAAATGTTGTTAGTGTTAAAGCCGATGGAGGTGGCAACAAGGGAATTATGTGGTCAAAAATATGTAACTGGCAGCACAGTTATACCCTTAATTAACTGCCTTATTAAAAAAACAGAGAGTATTGATCTAACCCATCCAACAGCTTTAACCTTAAAGAGAGCTATGTTAGATAATTTGAATCACAGGTTCGGTAGGATGGAGGAGAGAAGTCTACTTAGCATTTCCACTATATTAGATCCTAGGTTCAAAACTATTCATTTGAATAATCCATTAGCCAGTTCTAGagctattaaatttattaaaaatcaaattaatgaaattaaaaataattgtgatgaACCTAGCTCCTCAAACCAAGGCTTTAGTGATGATGATAGTGATAGTTTGTGGTCAGTTCACAATGAGctggttacaaaaaaaaaagctgcATCACAAAGTTCAGAACAGTCTGAAGAGCGAATTCCTACCGaacttaaacattatttaaaccaGCCCACAATACCGTTGGGTGATGACATACTAAAATATTGGGATATAAATGGCAATATGTTCCctctcttaaaaataattgtacaaccATTTTTGTCCGTAGTAGCAACTTCTGTCCCTTCGGAAAGATTATTTTCCAAAGCGGGAAATATAATGACCGAAAAAAGAAATAGATTTAAGGGGGAAAAATTGCAACAGCTTTTATTTTTGAGTTCCCTAAATTTTGAAGACTGGCACAtagaataa